A stretch of Primulina tabacum isolate GXHZ01 chromosome 13, ASM2559414v2, whole genome shotgun sequence DNA encodes these proteins:
- the LOC142523336 gene encoding cyclin-A1-4-like: MASAAGGRRSVTSATTSSLAKRHASLYAGDNHGKVASGAAGKKRPALVNITNQSYGFGSIYPSRGCPPESPKIVPCTAKLVSIKKKGSLSSTNVNISGAAPPPSSLVKQNDDPLEKVISFPKSDVLLYKTNLVFVPQTMNICPDQSDGFSVSMDETMSTCDSLNSPDIEYRDNNEIEAIYSIERKASNMLFISEHVDIAENECKRDVLAAIESNDRIVDVYGNLDDPQLCATIACDIYKHLKASEAKKRPATNFMERVQKDINSSMRAILVDWLVEVAEEYRLVPDTLYLTVNYIDRYLSGNVMDRQRLQLLGVACMMIASKYEEICAPQVEEFCYITDNTYFKEDVLQMESAVLNYLKFEMTAPTTKCFLRRFVRVAQGIDEAPLLQLECLANYIAELSLIEYNMLCFAPSLIAASSIFLAKFILVPSKKPWNPTLQHYTLYQVCELHDCVWALHGLCCNTQNSNLPAIREKYSQHKYKFVAKKYCPPSIPAEFFGDLSS; the protein is encoded by the exons ATGGCGAGTGCTGCCGGAGGAAGGAGGTCGGTGACGTCGGCGACGACTTCGTCTCTGGCAAAGCGTCACGCTTCATTGTATGCGGGGGATAATCATGGGAAGGTTGCGTCCGGGGCGGCGGGGAAGAAGCGCCCGGCGCTCGTTAATATCACTAACCAGAGTTATGGCTTCGGGTCCATCTACCCTAGCCGGGGTTGCCCACCGGAATCACCCAAAATT GTACCATGTACTGCAAAACTTGTAAGCATCAAGAAAAAAGGCTCTTTGTCTTCGACAAACGTCAACATCTCTGGGGCTGCTCCACCTCCATCCTCCTTAGTAAAACAGAATGATGATCCTTTGGAAAAAGttatttcttttccaaaaagtgATGTGCTGCTCTACAAGACGAATTTGGTGTTCGTTCCACAAACCATGAACATTTGCCCTGACCAGTCTGATGGATTCTCTGTTTCCATGGATGAAACAATGTCAACTTGCGATTCTTTGAACAGTCCAGATATTGAATACAGGGATAATAATGAAATAGAAGCTATTTATTCAATCGAGCGGAAGGCCTCAAACATGCTTTTCATTTCAGAGCACGTGGACATAGCAG AGAATGAATGCAAACGAGACGTACTTGCAGCTATAGAATCAAATGATAGGATTGTTGATGTCTATGGGAATCTGGATGATCCTCAATTATGTGCAACCATTGCATGTGATATTTACAAGCACTTGAAAGCATCCGAG GCAAAGAAAAGGCCAGCTACCAACTTCATGGAAAGGGTCCAAAAGGACATCAATAGCAGTATGAGAGCGATTCTTGTTGATTGGCTTGTTGAG GTTGCGGAGGAATACAGGCTTGTTCCTGACACATTATATTTGACTGTTAACTACATAGATCGTTATCTTTCGGGAAATGTTATGGACAGGCAACGGTTGCAGTTGCTTGGTGTGGCTTGCATGATGATTGCTTC TAAATATGAAGAGATTTGTGCCCCTCAGGTTGAAGAGTTTTGTTACATAACTGATAACACATACTTCAAGGAAGAT GTTTTGCAAATGGAATCCGCTGTATTGAATTACCTGAAATTTGAGATGACAGCACCTACAACTAAATGTTTCTTAAG GAGATTTGTTCGTGTTGCACAAGGCATTGACGAG GCTCCATTGCTGCAGCTGGAGTGCTTAGCAAACTACATTGCAGAATTATCTCTTATAGAGTATAATATGCTTTGTTTTGCTCCGTCATTGATAGCAGCTTCATCAATCTTCTTGGCAAAGTTTATTCTTGTCCCCTCCAAGAAGCCTTGG AATCCAACCCTTCAACATTATACTCTTTACCAGGTCTGTGAATTACATGACTGTGTTTGGGCATTACATGGCCTTTGCTGCAATACCCAAAATTCTAATCTGCCGGCCATCAGAGAAAAATATAGCCAGCATAAG TACAAATTTGTAGCGAAGAAGTACTGCCCTCCATCCATACCAGCAGAATTCTTCGGTGACTTAAGCAGCTAA